TCCGGGATGAAGTTACCTTCATCTTATGTGAGTCGGGTTAGGAGCGCAGCCGAGACGGTTATCGCACAGTCCCGCCCGGCGCTGGGCCGGGCGGGACTGAGTGGCGTACACTTTGCGTTACCGCAGTGATCCTCTGTTCAGCGGAACTTGTGACCTTCGGGCATTACACCTGCCGGGAGCGCGTCGAGGTTGGCGGTGCCGGGCGCCAGGCCGAGAGGCCTGATGCCATCGTCGCTGGACAAGAGGTTCTCCGGGATGTTACCCGTGAGGGTCCCACCCGTGCGGTCGAGGTTCCCCATCTCCCCCGTGTAGTAGTGGTGCATGATGCCGCCACCGTAGCCCGTCGTGCCCGCCACCCCGGCGACGTTGTTGATCACGCTCACGTCGGTCAGTGTGGAGATGGCGTTGTTGCCGTGGTAGAGGCCGCCGCCCTGATCCGCTGTGGTGTTGCCGCTCACCTCGCCGCCCGTGAAGGTGAGCGTCGCGTAGTTCGCCACGCCGCCGCCCTCGCTGTAGTCGCTAGGAGCCGATTCCATGTACCCGGTGACGTGGTCGGCGGTGTTGCCCGTCACGTCGGTGGCCTGGAGCGTGAGCGTGCCGATGTTGTAGATGCCGCCGGCGCCCTGCCGCGCGAAGTTGTCGTCGATCACGGTGTTGGTGACCGTCGCCGTGCCGTAGTTCGCTAGCCCGCCGCCCCAGCCGTTGATGCCTGGGAACTGCGCGGGATCACCTCCGGAGCCCCGGATGTCCCACGGGAAGTCGATCTCTGCGTCAAGGGTCTCGGCTCTGTTGCCTGTGATGCTGCTGTTCTCGACCGTCAGGGTGGCGCCCTCGAGGTTGCGGATCCCGCCGCCCGTCCCGAAGGCGCGGTTGCCGGTGATCGTGCTGTTGCGGACCGTGAGGGTACCGGCGTTGTGGATGCCGGCGCCGGTGTAGATGAAGGAGCCGCCCGTGATGACCAGGTTCTCGAGGGTGACGGTCACGCCGGCCGGGACGTAGAACACGCGGGAGCCGTACGTGAACGGGTCACCCGGGTAGTCGGTCTGCCATGCGGAGCGACCCTTGAGGGTGACCGGGTCACCGCTGCGGCCGCTGATGGTCACGTCCCGTCGAGCGATGAGGTGCGAGTCCAGCGCCGAACCACCGATGTCGATGATGTCGACCCCGAACGCGTCGATCTCGTCGACGTCGGCCGCGAAGCCGATCACCGAACCGGACGCCGCGGCCTCCATCACGGCCCTGAGCGAACCGGGCACGACAGGTTCAGCTACCCAGCCCCTCAGGTTGTAGGGGTCGGAGTCAAGGCCGTTTAGGACGACGTTCGGCAGCGGC
The sequence above is drawn from the Trueperaceae bacterium genome and encodes:
- a CDS encoding Ig-like domain-containing protein, yielding MRSLERPTTGTNPGRGRELGRYLTSILLIAATIWLAACGGETVTPSVVKVEIDQADQTISVGQTVQLSAKVTVLGGASQAVTWASSLEGVASVSATGLVTGQATGTAVITATSVGSPKRTSSIEVTVVDEPAITTFTAAPASIVSGGSTTLAWVVTGDYDDIAVLAGTTVEAEGLAATGNRVVTPTATTEYTLRVTHPLGDPVTATATVTVTSQPANPTITAFDGSVTTGSMAQLTWTVAGADTVELYAVSTADPTDAVLIDTYAGTSSGATVPLQASTHQAFRLVAKGVGPDDTADRAPLPNVVLNGLDSDPYNLRGWVAEPVVPGSLRAVMEAAASGSVIGFAADVDEIDAFGVDIIDIGGSALDSHLIARRDVTISGRSGDPVTLKGRSAWQTDYPGDPFTYGSRVFYVPAGVTVTLENLVITGGSFIYTGAGIHNAGTLTVRNSTITGNRAFGTGGGIRNLEGATLTVENSSITGNRAETLDAEIDFPWDIRGSGGDPAQFPGINGWGGGLANYGTATVTNTVIDDNFARQGAGGIYNIGTLTLQATDVTGNTADHVTGYMESAPSDYSEGGGVANYATLTFTGGEVSGNTTADQGGGLYHGNNAISTLTDVSVINNVAGVAGTTGYGGGIMHHYYTGEMGNLDRTGGTLTGNIPENLLSSDDGIRPLGLAPGTANLDALPAGVMPEGHKFR